Proteins from a single region of Thunnus albacares chromosome 16, fThuAlb1.1, whole genome shotgun sequence:
- the cep170bb gene encoding centrosomal protein of 170 kDa protein B isoform X1, producing the protein MSVTSWFLVSSSGTRHRLPKEMIFVGREDCELMLQSRSVDKQHAVINYNPTTDEHLVKDLGSLNGTFVNDLRIPDQTYITLKLSDIIRFGYDSHVYVLEKSQHKVPEEALKHEKYTSQLQMSLKASEGKRAELEERTRPDKSPSTKTQEAPVSRPTPLYGQPSWWGEEDYGNKVQTSDETHPEMQKDASSVDPDFTGSLSDSQPKAIFSSYHREPSYFEIPTKDFQQPKTLGAELHEIPTKDTDTPPAPAPPSPPTPTPPVVQSHASFTIEFDDCMPGKIKIKDHVTKFSTRQRKQQTPSTKATIPTATPTEVMSAESKVADWLVHSDVSMMKRRPICEDVYSTKSDLAMNIKTLKGHHHEDGTQSDSEDPVLKGRRSKSHHSVHSQHSIQSEQSESSQQTVQSVQSIHCQPPAPMQTLHQPLQYSPPRPAPASPVAPERPLSQSPPQAQSPTTESPKQGPPEHLTQQAFIIEFFDDHPRKKRSQSFTHNPAHADSYSALKAKLERRKGGERPASVHGHIPPTQQVTVPLKGQGHGGPQRSSSLKREKTEGEAASSGSSSRSSSGIIIRPFGSVGKKSKLAQEFAAEFLKDSGQQDTSPTRDKTSPPPMSAPPVMVSPPNARIPSPQEPPAPSAVSYPSSPLQPQPMSKSSIPTNAAGQTASPVHSSGPLMSPMLALGVRGGDPRGSPRMVRNEEDDSLSDAGTYTIETESQDKEVEEARNMIDQVFGVLDSPEYSGVNTGVYRPVINDGKDEQANLPSTVDPLHGFIPAAISGPPTGPIQVPPVHAAGLEGPKWVSRWASLADSYAEPGSTPPQGECLEDLRLMSRSMGSYNYDNSESESSHSSRTRRLLPQVPPEKLDSATPSILIRHESHQGQEHLDKASGTPRPQDSTQRLSVQDDVDPDSLSDASRSDDGPILEKAKKNQARTGATSLGGSGPQFKGQEKVSPSTKSTSFYIGSEDSPGKPDQARSPVPSERTREPPAKTPPTTVLIRHLSGHEPRRTGVKPNSSAPNLQTQDKDSVPTKDSCMSSFVRQESFTKDRPSDTVQMKKLPHISSHPSIRDMEQRRENIQDTQSFLQEADGALSSLDTKFPSSGSGRSSKKGGSSSHMDDSLSGESDVDTASTVSQVSSKNAAVSSAPKKRPAISSLQKEKSSSSPSIQEKGRQLTARERLSEKRRNQAPSDASSKAEAAKRFQMRRSAGNRGSLDLSEGQQGSAPHWTETTSSDHEISRPSSRSKKVIAPLQKDDNGKTPKTASQQVLTRSNSLSAPRPTRASMLRRARLGEASDNEGAETDRASQNSDHIATPPKMATEVKKLSRLDILALPRKRTGSFTAPSDNETSSTGRTGFSNRNSESVVTTRKTSVGDARQAASRGGGAPGKQPLTRTRSSGAKYPSTGSRHRQKGSDFSSSSEEEYKTSTSNQKAKRSSHPSAQTPRHRTAATRSKSVSLETEEDEDQNEVDPYQNWSTHSAEIAKLSQDLAKDLAILAKEIHDVAGDGDSPSSGMGTTTSPSSLPNTPASTISAREELVQHIPEASLNYQKVPPGSAAVSDLDANMNEPEPGSRQRRPWNREEVILDNLMLNPVSQLSQAIRENTEQLADKMKVLFQNKAEVWEEIEAKINAENEVPILKTSNKEITSILKELRRVQRQLEVINTIVEPGGSLQIAAVGTSALGQTPQTSSKEKKPASKSRGAPPTSNANESTKRPPRGPDGAHYMA; encoded by the exons ATGAGTGTGACATCATGGTTCCTGGTGAGCAGCTCCGGCACTCGGCATCGCCTCCCCAAAGAGATGATCTTTGTCGGCCGAGAGGACTGTGAGCTGATGCTGCAG TCTCGCAGCGTAGACAAACAACACGCCGTCATCAACTACAACCCGACTACTGATGAACACCTGGTGAAAGACCTGGGCAGCCTGAACGGG ACGTTTGTGAACGATCTGAGGATTCCTGATCAGACCTACATCACCCTCAAACTGTCCGACATCATCCGCTTCGGATACG ACTCTCATGTTTATGTTCTGGAGAAAAGTCAACACAAAGTCCCAGAGGAGGCACTGAag CATGAGAAATACACCAGTCAGCTGCAGATGAGTCTGAAGGCTTCAGAGGGCAAACGAGCCGAACTGGAGGAGCGAACACGACCCGACAAAAGCCCCAGTACCAAGACACAGG AGGCTCCGGTGAGTCGGCCCACCCCTCTGTACGGTCAGCCGTCCTGGTGGGGAGAGGAGGATTATGGGAATAAAGTTCAGACCAGCGATGAGACTCATCCAg AAATGCAGAAAGACGCTTCGTCTGTGGATCCAGATTTTACCGGATCTCTATCAGACTCCCAGCCAAAGGCCATCTTCTCTTCGTACCACCGTGAACCGAGCTACTTCGAGATCCCCACCAAGGACTTCCAGCAGCCCAAAACCTTGGGGGCGGAGCTCCACGAGATCCCCACTAAGGACACGGACACACCCCCAGCCCCAGCCCCGCCCTCTCCTCCCACCCCGACCCCGCCCGTCGTTCAGAGCCACGCCTCCTTCACCATCGAGTTTGACGACTGCATGCCCGGCAAGATCAAGATCAAAGACCATGTGACCAAGTTCTCCACCCGCCAGAGGAAGCAACAGACTCCGTCCACCAAGGCCACCATCCCCACCGCCACGCCCACTGAGGTGATGTCAGCAGAGAGCAAGGTGGCTGATTGGCTGGTCCACAGTGATGTCAGCATGATGAAGAGGCGTCCGATTTGTGAAGATGTTTACAGCACCAAGAGTGACCTCGCCATGAACATCAAGACTCTCAAAG GTCACCATCATGAGGATGGGACCCAGAGTGACTCCGAGGACCCGGTACTCAAAGGAAGGAGGAGTAAATCCCACCACTCTGTCCACTCTCAACACTCTATCCAATCGGAGCAGTCCGAGTCATCGCAGCAAACTGTCCAATCAGTGCAGTCCATCCACTGCCAGCCACCTGCTCCAATGCAGACGCTACACCAGCCACTGCAGTACTCTCCGCCCAGACCGGCCCCGGCCTCACCAGTGGCCCCAGAGCGGCCACTTTCCCAGAGCCCTCCTCAGGCTCAGTCCCCCACTACAGAATCACCCAAGCAGGGGCCACCTGAGCACCTCACCCAGCAGGCCTTCATCATTGAGTTCTTCGATGACCACCCACGCAAGAAGCGCTCGCAGTCCTTCACGCACAACCCCGCCCACGCTGACTCCTACTCTGCCCTGAAGGCCAAGCTGGAGCGACGGAAAGGCGGCGAGAGGCCGGCATCCGTACATGGCCATATCCCTCCCACCCAGCAGGTGACAGTTCCTCTGAAGGGTCAGGGCCACGGTGGCCCCCAGAGGTCAAGTTCTCTGAAGAGGGAAAAGACGGAGGGGGAAGCAGCCTCATCTGGCTCCTCCTCTCGCTCCTCTTCAGGCATCATCATCAGACCCTTCGGCAGCGTTGGGAAGAAGTCTAAGCTCGCCCAGGAGTTCGCTGCTGAATTCCTGAAAGATTCGGGTCAACAAGACACCTCCCCAACAAGGGACAAGACATCTCCTCCACCGATGTCTGCGCCGCCGGTGATGGTGTCGCCTCCAAATGCTAGAATTCCCTCCCCACAAGAGCCTCCAGCTCCTTCTGCAGTTTCCTACCCTTCCTCCCCCTTACAACCTCAACCAATGTCAAAGTCCTCTATCCCCACCAATGCTGCTGGCCAGACTGCCTCTCCGGTCCATTCCTCAGGACCTCTAATGTCCCCCATGCTTGCCCTTGGTGTCCGCGGAGGAGACCCCAGAGGTTCTCCGAGAATGGTGAGGAATGAGGAGGATGACAGCCTGAGTGATGCCGGGACCTACACCATCGAGACGGAGTCGCAGGAcaaagaggtggaggaggctCGCAACATGATCGATCAG GTGTTTGGTGTCCTCGACTCTCCAGAGTACAGTGGTGTGAACACAGGAGTGTATAGGCCTGTAATAAATGATGGCAAGGATGAGCAAGCTAACCTGCCTAGCACTGTGGACCCGTTGCATGGCTTTATCCCAGCTGCTATCAGCGGCCCCCCAACAGGCCCCATACAG GTTCCACCTGTTCATGCAGCAGGTCTGGAAGGACCTAAATGGGTTTCCCGTTGGGCCAGTCTGGCGGACAGCTATGCTGAACCTGGTTCCACACCACCTCAAGGGGAATGCCTAGAAG aTTTGCGCCTCATGAGCCGGTCGATGGGAAGTTACAACTACGACAACTCTGAGTCCGAGTCCAGCCACAGCTCCAGGACAAGAAGGCTACTGCCCCAGGTGCCCCCAGAAAAGCTGGATAGTGCCACCCCCAGTATCCTGATTCGCCATGAATCTCATCAAGGTCAGGAACACCTGGACAAAGCCTCTGGTACTCCCCGCCCACAGGACTCCACCCAGCGCCTGTCTGTTCAGGATGACGTTGACCCGGACAGTTTGAGTGACGCCAGCCGCTCAGATGATGGACCCATTCTGGAGAAAGCAAAGAAGAATCAGGCCAGGACTGGAGCTACTTCTCTAGGGGGCTCTGGTCCTCAGTTCAAGGGTCAGGAGAAAGTGTCTCCATCCACAAAATCAACCTCCTTCTACATTGGTTCTGAAGACAGTCCAGGCAAACCTGATCAGGCCAGGAGTCCGGTGCCGTCTGAAAGGACACGAGAACCCCCAGCAAAAACTCCCCCTACTACTGTTCTGATCCGACACCTTAGCGGGCATGAACCCAGGAGGACAGGTGTCAAACCCAACAGCTCTGCTCCAAACCTCCAAACACAGGACAAGGATTCTGTCCCCACTAAAGACAGCTGCATGTCATCCTTTGTCCGGCAAGAGAGCTTCACCAAAGACCGACCCAGTGACACCGTCCAGATGAAGAAGCTTCCCCACATCTCCAGCCACCCATCCATCAGAGACatggagcagaggagggagaacATCCAGGACACACAATCCTTCCTTCAGGAGGCCGATGGAGCTCTGTCCTCTCTGGATACCAAGTTTCCATCTTCTGGCTCTGGTCGTAGCTCAAAGAAAGGAGGCTCCTCCAGCCACATGGATGACTCCCTTTCTGGTGAGTCAGATGTGGACACAGCAAGCACCGTGAGCCAGGTGAGTAGTAAAAATGCTGCAGTCAGCTCTGCTCCTAAAAAGCGTCCAGCCATCAGCAGCCTCCAAAAGGAGAAGTCCTCCTCCAGCCCGTCAATCCAAGAGAAGGGACGTCAGCTGACTGCCCGCGAGCGGCTCTCTGAGAAACGCCGAAACCAGGCGCCTTCCGATGCATCAAGTAAGGCGGAGGCAGCAAAGCGCTTTCAGATGCGTCGCAGTGCAGGCAACCGTGGCTCCCTGGATCTGTCTGAGGGCCAGCAGGGTTCAGCTCCACACTGGACTGAAACAACATCATCTGACCATGAAATTTCCCGTCCGTCCAGCCGCAGCAAAAAAGTCATCGCCCCTCTTCAAAAAGATGATAATGGAAAGACGCCTAAGACGGCATCTCAGCAGGTTCTGACACGCTCCAATAGCCTGTCAGCACCACGGCCAACCAGGGCATCTATGCTCCGACGAGCACGCCTGGGCGAAGCCTCAGATAATGAAGGTGCTGAGACTGACCGGGCCTCCCAAAATTCAGACCATATCGCTACACCTCCCAAAATGGCCACTGAGGTGAAGAAGCTTTCCAGGCTGGACATCTTGGCGTTGCCAAGAAAGAGGACTGGCTCTTTCACGGCTCCCAGTGACAACGAGACGTCCTCCACGGGCCGGACTGGTTTCTCCAATCGGAACTCTGAGTCTGTTGTTACCACCAGGAAGACATCGGTGGGTGACGCCCGCCAGGCAGCTAGCAGAGGGGGTGGAGCTCCAGGGAAGCAACCACTGACCCGTACCCGGTCCAGTGGAGCCAAGTACCCCAGCACTG gtTCCCGTCACAGGCAGAAGGGCTCAgacttctcctcttcctctgaggAAGAATATAAGACAAGCACCAGTAATCAGAAAGCCAAACGCTCCTCCCATCCCTCCGCCCAGACGCCTCGCCACCGGACAGCTGCTACTCGCTCCAAATCTGTCTCCTTGGAGACGGAGGAAGACGAGGACCAGAACGAGGTCGACCCCTACCAGAACTGGTCAACGCACAGCGCCGAGATCGCCAA GCTCAGTCAAGACTTGGCTAAAGATCTGGCCATCCTGGCGAAGGAAATCCATGATGTGGCCGGTGACGGAGACTCACCGAGCTCCGGCATGGGCACCACCACCTCACCTAGCTCACTGCCCAACACACCAGCCTCCACCATCTCTGCCCGGGAGGAG CTGGTCCAACATATCCCTGAGGCCAGTTTAAACTACCAGAAGGTTCCGCCAGGTTCTGCTGCCGTCTCGGACCTGGACGCAAACATGAATGAGCCGGAGCCCGGTTCTAGGCAACGCCGTCCGTGGAACCGCGAAGAG GTGATCCTTGACAACCTGATGCTGAATCCAGTGTCCCAGCTGTCACAGGCCATCCGGGagaacacagagcagctggCCGACAAAATGAA GGTTCTGTTCCAGAACAAGGCGGAGGTCTGGGAGGAGATCGAGGCGAAGATAAACGCTGAGAATGAAGTCCCTATCCTGAAAACCTCCAACAAG GAAATTACCTCCATTTTAAAAGAGCTGAGAAGAGTCCAGAGGCAGCTGGAAG TGATAAACACCATCGTGGAGCCCGGCGGGAGTCTTCAGATTGCAGCCGTCGGCACGTCGGCCCTCGGTCAGACTCCTCAGACATCCTCAAAGGAGAAGAAACCAGCTTCCAAATCCCGTGGTGCCCCCCCGACCTCCAACGCCAATGAAAGCACCAAGAGACCACCTCGTGGACCCGACGGGGCCCACTACATGGCCTGA
- the cep170bb gene encoding centrosomal protein of 170 kDa protein B isoform X3 — translation MSLKASEGKRAELEERTRPDKSPSTKTQEAPVSRPTPLYGQPSWWGEEDYGNKVQTSDETHPEMQKDASSVDPDFTGSLSDSQPKAIFSSYHREPSYFEIPTKDFQQPKTLGAELHEIPTKDTDTPPAPAPPSPPTPTPPVVQSHASFTIEFDDCMPGKIKIKDHVTKFSTRQRKQQTPSTKATIPTATPTEVMSAESKVADWLVHSDVSMMKRRPICEDVYSTKSDLAMNIKTLKGHHHEDGTQSDSEDPVLKGRRSKSHHSVHSQHSIQSEQSESSQQTVQSVQSIHCQPPAPMQTLHQPLQYSPPRPAPASPVAPERPLSQSPPQAQSPTTESPKQGPPEHLTQQAFIIEFFDDHPRKKRSQSFTHNPAHADSYSALKAKLERRKGGERPASVHGHIPPTQQVTVPLKGQGHGGPQRSSSLKREKTEGEAASSGSSSRSSSGIIIRPFGSVGKKSKLAQEFAAEFLKDSGQQDTSPTRDKTSPPPMSAPPVMVSPPNARIPSPQEPPAPSAVSYPSSPLQPQPMSKSSIPTNAAGQTASPVHSSGPLMSPMLALGVRGGDPRGSPRMVRNEEDDSLSDAGTYTIETESQDKEVEEARNMIDQVFGVLDSPEYSGVNTGVYRPVINDGKDEQANLPSTVDPLHGFIPAAISGPPTGPIQVPPVHAAGLEGPKWVSRWASLADSYAEPGSTPPQGECLEDLRLMSRSMGSYNYDNSESESSHSSRTRRLLPQVPPEKLDSATPSILIRHESHQGQEHLDKASGTPRPQDSTQRLSVQDDVDPDSLSDASRSDDGPILEKAKKNQARTGATSLGGSGPQFKGQEKVSPSTKSTSFYIGSEDSPGKPDQARSPVPSERTREPPAKTPPTTVLIRHLSGHEPRRTGVKPNSSAPNLQTQDKDSVPTKDSCMSSFVRQESFTKDRPSDTVQMKKLPHISSHPSIRDMEQRRENIQDTQSFLQEADGALSSLDTKFPSSGSGRSSKKGGSSSHMDDSLSGESDVDTASTVSQVSSKNAAVSSAPKKRPAISSLQKEKSSSSPSIQEKGRQLTARERLSEKRRNQAPSDASSKAEAAKRFQMRRSAGNRGSLDLSEGQQGSAPHWTETTSSDHEISRPSSRSKKVIAPLQKDDNGKTPKTASQQVLTRSNSLSAPRPTRASMLRRARLGEASDNEGAETDRASQNSDHIATPPKMATEVKKLSRLDILALPRKRTGSFTAPSDNETSSTGRTGFSNRNSESVVTTRKTSVGDARQAASRGGGAPGKQPLTRTRSSGAKYPSTGSRHRQKGSDFSSSSEEEYKTSTSNQKAKRSSHPSAQTPRHRTAATRSKSVSLETEEDEDQNEVDPYQNWSTHSAEIAKLSQDLAKDLAILAKEIHDVAGDGDSPSSGMGTTTSPSSLPNTPASTISAREELVQHIPEASLNYQKVPPGSAAVSDLDANMNEPEPGSRQRRPWNREEVILDNLMLNPVSQLSQAIRENTEQLADKMKVLFQNKAEVWEEIEAKINAENEVPILKTSNKEITSILKELRRVQRQLEVINTIVEPGGSLQIAAVGTSALGQTPQTSSKEKKPASKSRGAPPTSNANESTKRPPRGPDGAHYMA, via the exons ATGAGTCTGAAGGCTTCAGAGGGCAAACGAGCCGAACTGGAGGAGCGAACACGACCCGACAAAAGCCCCAGTACCAAGACACAGG AGGCTCCGGTGAGTCGGCCCACCCCTCTGTACGGTCAGCCGTCCTGGTGGGGAGAGGAGGATTATGGGAATAAAGTTCAGACCAGCGATGAGACTCATCCAg AAATGCAGAAAGACGCTTCGTCTGTGGATCCAGATTTTACCGGATCTCTATCAGACTCCCAGCCAAAGGCCATCTTCTCTTCGTACCACCGTGAACCGAGCTACTTCGAGATCCCCACCAAGGACTTCCAGCAGCCCAAAACCTTGGGGGCGGAGCTCCACGAGATCCCCACTAAGGACACGGACACACCCCCAGCCCCAGCCCCGCCCTCTCCTCCCACCCCGACCCCGCCCGTCGTTCAGAGCCACGCCTCCTTCACCATCGAGTTTGACGACTGCATGCCCGGCAAGATCAAGATCAAAGACCATGTGACCAAGTTCTCCACCCGCCAGAGGAAGCAACAGACTCCGTCCACCAAGGCCACCATCCCCACCGCCACGCCCACTGAGGTGATGTCAGCAGAGAGCAAGGTGGCTGATTGGCTGGTCCACAGTGATGTCAGCATGATGAAGAGGCGTCCGATTTGTGAAGATGTTTACAGCACCAAGAGTGACCTCGCCATGAACATCAAGACTCTCAAAG GTCACCATCATGAGGATGGGACCCAGAGTGACTCCGAGGACCCGGTACTCAAAGGAAGGAGGAGTAAATCCCACCACTCTGTCCACTCTCAACACTCTATCCAATCGGAGCAGTCCGAGTCATCGCAGCAAACTGTCCAATCAGTGCAGTCCATCCACTGCCAGCCACCTGCTCCAATGCAGACGCTACACCAGCCACTGCAGTACTCTCCGCCCAGACCGGCCCCGGCCTCACCAGTGGCCCCAGAGCGGCCACTTTCCCAGAGCCCTCCTCAGGCTCAGTCCCCCACTACAGAATCACCCAAGCAGGGGCCACCTGAGCACCTCACCCAGCAGGCCTTCATCATTGAGTTCTTCGATGACCACCCACGCAAGAAGCGCTCGCAGTCCTTCACGCACAACCCCGCCCACGCTGACTCCTACTCTGCCCTGAAGGCCAAGCTGGAGCGACGGAAAGGCGGCGAGAGGCCGGCATCCGTACATGGCCATATCCCTCCCACCCAGCAGGTGACAGTTCCTCTGAAGGGTCAGGGCCACGGTGGCCCCCAGAGGTCAAGTTCTCTGAAGAGGGAAAAGACGGAGGGGGAAGCAGCCTCATCTGGCTCCTCCTCTCGCTCCTCTTCAGGCATCATCATCAGACCCTTCGGCAGCGTTGGGAAGAAGTCTAAGCTCGCCCAGGAGTTCGCTGCTGAATTCCTGAAAGATTCGGGTCAACAAGACACCTCCCCAACAAGGGACAAGACATCTCCTCCACCGATGTCTGCGCCGCCGGTGATGGTGTCGCCTCCAAATGCTAGAATTCCCTCCCCACAAGAGCCTCCAGCTCCTTCTGCAGTTTCCTACCCTTCCTCCCCCTTACAACCTCAACCAATGTCAAAGTCCTCTATCCCCACCAATGCTGCTGGCCAGACTGCCTCTCCGGTCCATTCCTCAGGACCTCTAATGTCCCCCATGCTTGCCCTTGGTGTCCGCGGAGGAGACCCCAGAGGTTCTCCGAGAATGGTGAGGAATGAGGAGGATGACAGCCTGAGTGATGCCGGGACCTACACCATCGAGACGGAGTCGCAGGAcaaagaggtggaggaggctCGCAACATGATCGATCAG GTGTTTGGTGTCCTCGACTCTCCAGAGTACAGTGGTGTGAACACAGGAGTGTATAGGCCTGTAATAAATGATGGCAAGGATGAGCAAGCTAACCTGCCTAGCACTGTGGACCCGTTGCATGGCTTTATCCCAGCTGCTATCAGCGGCCCCCCAACAGGCCCCATACAG GTTCCACCTGTTCATGCAGCAGGTCTGGAAGGACCTAAATGGGTTTCCCGTTGGGCCAGTCTGGCGGACAGCTATGCTGAACCTGGTTCCACACCACCTCAAGGGGAATGCCTAGAAG aTTTGCGCCTCATGAGCCGGTCGATGGGAAGTTACAACTACGACAACTCTGAGTCCGAGTCCAGCCACAGCTCCAGGACAAGAAGGCTACTGCCCCAGGTGCCCCCAGAAAAGCTGGATAGTGCCACCCCCAGTATCCTGATTCGCCATGAATCTCATCAAGGTCAGGAACACCTGGACAAAGCCTCTGGTACTCCCCGCCCACAGGACTCCACCCAGCGCCTGTCTGTTCAGGATGACGTTGACCCGGACAGTTTGAGTGACGCCAGCCGCTCAGATGATGGACCCATTCTGGAGAAAGCAAAGAAGAATCAGGCCAGGACTGGAGCTACTTCTCTAGGGGGCTCTGGTCCTCAGTTCAAGGGTCAGGAGAAAGTGTCTCCATCCACAAAATCAACCTCCTTCTACATTGGTTCTGAAGACAGTCCAGGCAAACCTGATCAGGCCAGGAGTCCGGTGCCGTCTGAAAGGACACGAGAACCCCCAGCAAAAACTCCCCCTACTACTGTTCTGATCCGACACCTTAGCGGGCATGAACCCAGGAGGACAGGTGTCAAACCCAACAGCTCTGCTCCAAACCTCCAAACACAGGACAAGGATTCTGTCCCCACTAAAGACAGCTGCATGTCATCCTTTGTCCGGCAAGAGAGCTTCACCAAAGACCGACCCAGTGACACCGTCCAGATGAAGAAGCTTCCCCACATCTCCAGCCACCCATCCATCAGAGACatggagcagaggagggagaacATCCAGGACACACAATCCTTCCTTCAGGAGGCCGATGGAGCTCTGTCCTCTCTGGATACCAAGTTTCCATCTTCTGGCTCTGGTCGTAGCTCAAAGAAAGGAGGCTCCTCCAGCCACATGGATGACTCCCTTTCTGGTGAGTCAGATGTGGACACAGCAAGCACCGTGAGCCAGGTGAGTAGTAAAAATGCTGCAGTCAGCTCTGCTCCTAAAAAGCGTCCAGCCATCAGCAGCCTCCAAAAGGAGAAGTCCTCCTCCAGCCCGTCAATCCAAGAGAAGGGACGTCAGCTGACTGCCCGCGAGCGGCTCTCTGAGAAACGCCGAAACCAGGCGCCTTCCGATGCATCAAGTAAGGCGGAGGCAGCAAAGCGCTTTCAGATGCGTCGCAGTGCAGGCAACCGTGGCTCCCTGGATCTGTCTGAGGGCCAGCAGGGTTCAGCTCCACACTGGACTGAAACAACATCATCTGACCATGAAATTTCCCGTCCGTCCAGCCGCAGCAAAAAAGTCATCGCCCCTCTTCAAAAAGATGATAATGGAAAGACGCCTAAGACGGCATCTCAGCAGGTTCTGACACGCTCCAATAGCCTGTCAGCACCACGGCCAACCAGGGCATCTATGCTCCGACGAGCACGCCTGGGCGAAGCCTCAGATAATGAAGGTGCTGAGACTGACCGGGCCTCCCAAAATTCAGACCATATCGCTACACCTCCCAAAATGGCCACTGAGGTGAAGAAGCTTTCCAGGCTGGACATCTTGGCGTTGCCAAGAAAGAGGACTGGCTCTTTCACGGCTCCCAGTGACAACGAGACGTCCTCCACGGGCCGGACTGGTTTCTCCAATCGGAACTCTGAGTCTGTTGTTACCACCAGGAAGACATCGGTGGGTGACGCCCGCCAGGCAGCTAGCAGAGGGGGTGGAGCTCCAGGGAAGCAACCACTGACCCGTACCCGGTCCAGTGGAGCCAAGTACCCCAGCACTG gtTCCCGTCACAGGCAGAAGGGCTCAgacttctcctcttcctctgaggAAGAATATAAGACAAGCACCAGTAATCAGAAAGCCAAACGCTCCTCCCATCCCTCCGCCCAGACGCCTCGCCACCGGACAGCTGCTACTCGCTCCAAATCTGTCTCCTTGGAGACGGAGGAAGACGAGGACCAGAACGAGGTCGACCCCTACCAGAACTGGTCAACGCACAGCGCCGAGATCGCCAA GCTCAGTCAAGACTTGGCTAAAGATCTGGCCATCCTGGCGAAGGAAATCCATGATGTGGCCGGTGACGGAGACTCACCGAGCTCCGGCATGGGCACCACCACCTCACCTAGCTCACTGCCCAACACACCAGCCTCCACCATCTCTGCCCGGGAGGAG CTGGTCCAACATATCCCTGAGGCCAGTTTAAACTACCAGAAGGTTCCGCCAGGTTCTGCTGCCGTCTCGGACCTGGACGCAAACATGAATGAGCCGGAGCCCGGTTCTAGGCAACGCCGTCCGTGGAACCGCGAAGAG GTGATCCTTGACAACCTGATGCTGAATCCAGTGTCCCAGCTGTCACAGGCCATCCGGGagaacacagagcagctggCCGACAAAATGAA GGTTCTGTTCCAGAACAAGGCGGAGGTCTGGGAGGAGATCGAGGCGAAGATAAACGCTGAGAATGAAGTCCCTATCCTGAAAACCTCCAACAAG GAAATTACCTCCATTTTAAAAGAGCTGAGAAGAGTCCAGAGGCAGCTGGAAG TGATAAACACCATCGTGGAGCCCGGCGGGAGTCTTCAGATTGCAGCCGTCGGCACGTCGGCCCTCGGTCAGACTCCTCAGACATCCTCAAAGGAGAAGAAACCAGCTTCCAAATCCCGTGGTGCCCCCCCGACCTCCAACGCCAATGAAAGCACCAAGAGACCACCTCGTGGACCCGACGGGGCCCACTACATGGCCTGA